One part of the Actinomycetota bacterium genome encodes these proteins:
- a CDS encoding small multi-drug export protein — MTQAVIDFASSLPPYVKYVVLTLVPWVELRGAIGLAVQQGERLYLPLILITNGLIFFPTFFILERVYEHIPEGSWLHRKLESVRKKAHPLVEKYGVLGLAVFVAIPLPGTGAYSGSVAAWMLDMDWRKSFLAVGLGVLGAFFIMWGFYEAVAAGVSFF; from the coding sequence ATGACTCAGGCAGTGATCGACTTCGCCTCGAGTCTGCCTCCCTATGTCAAGTACGTCGTTCTCACGTTGGTGCCGTGGGTTGAGCTGCGCGGTGCGATAGGGCTAGCTGTCCAGCAGGGCGAGCGGCTGTACCTGCCGCTCATCCTCATCACGAACGGACTGATCTTCTTCCCGACGTTCTTCATTCTGGAGCGGGTCTACGAGCATATTCCCGAGGGCTCTTGGCTCCATCGCAAGCTCGAGAGCGTCCGCAAGAAGGCGCATCCCCTCGTCGAGAAGTACGGCGTGCTGGGCCTCGCCGTGTTCGTCGCGATCCCTCTACCGGGAACCGGCGCCTACTCGGGGTCGGTTGCCGCGTGGATGCTCGACATGGACTGGCGCAAGTCGTTCCTCGCTGTCGGGCTTGGCGTTCTCGGTGCGTTCTTCATCATGTGGGGATTCTACGAGGCGGTAGCCGCAGGCGTGAGCTTCTTCTGA
- a CDS encoding EAL domain-containing protein, with protein MEDQQPSAGHDAQRADGNISSHGRGFHEFLEGLPLPAWAVGETGGLMYANAAWTEFTGRGMDGQLGDGWLDSVLAEDRSALRHAYQRAISSRVPFTAEFQARRSDGQFRWLTCFGCPYAGPDGSLLGVLGMCMDLTERRQREEQLAFMATHDSLTGLPNRRMFDNALERVVQRARRGDGGMLLLLDLDNFKGYNDTLGHLEGDQALINFSLLLQRHLRAGDLLARIGGDEFAVLLERTTLDEAQEISERMRRAAAEEDFVSGARRHELGMSAGLVPVDGRLDVRALVDVADAAMYEAKETGRNRIVLRTDYEPGPTDRERMASRVRDALGHKRFMLYYQPVIRLADGRVAYFESLARMIDADGSLLMPGEFLTTIERLGLMPRLTRIVVAMLLQALVDHPSAVVSMNIAGGDLDDESLPRFVEQELRRRNIDPGRIAFEMSESCVVANLASARYWIKRLHPLGCRFVLDDFGAGLGLFGLLRELDFDQVKLDGSIVRELSANGESRQFVTAVRSLVESQGRTAVASWVETEGLLQGVRDAGFTLGQGYHLEMPGPDLGELIRVYGTCARV; from the coding sequence ATGGAAGACCAACAACCGTCCGCAGGGCATGATGCACAGCGCGCGGACGGCAACATCTCATCGCATGGCAGGGGGTTCCACGAGTTTCTCGAGGGTCTCCCACTTCCCGCATGGGCGGTCGGCGAGACCGGCGGTCTCATGTACGCCAACGCGGCATGGACCGAATTCACCGGGCGTGGTATGGACGGACAGCTTGGCGACGGTTGGCTGGATAGCGTGCTTGCCGAGGACCGCTCCGCGTTGCGTCACGCGTACCAGCGTGCCATCAGTTCACGGGTGCCGTTCACCGCCGAGTTCCAGGCGCGACGGTCAGATGGACAGTTCCGGTGGCTCACGTGCTTCGGCTGTCCGTATGCCGGACCTGACGGCAGCCTATTGGGTGTCCTTGGCATGTGCATGGATCTCACGGAGCGCAGGCAGCGCGAGGAGCAGCTGGCGTTCATGGCAACCCATGATTCGCTGACCGGGCTACCCAACCGGCGGATGTTCGACAATGCGCTTGAGCGGGTGGTCCAACGGGCGCGACGGGGCGACGGGGGCATGCTGCTTCTGCTCGACCTCGACAACTTCAAGGGCTACAACGACACTCTCGGGCACCTCGAAGGCGACCAGGCGCTCATCAACTTCTCGCTCCTGTTGCAGCGTCATCTTCGTGCGGGCGATCTGTTGGCACGAATCGGAGGCGATGAGTTCGCCGTGCTTCTTGAGCGAACGACCCTCGACGAGGCGCAGGAGATCTCAGAACGTATGCGTCGCGCTGCCGCCGAGGAGGATTTCGTTTCCGGGGCGCGCCGTCATGAGCTCGGGATGAGTGCGGGGCTTGTGCCGGTCGACGGGAGGCTCGACGTGCGCGCGCTCGTGGACGTAGCGGACGCGGCGATGTACGAAGCCAAGGAGACGGGTCGCAACAGGATCGTGCTTCGCACTGACTACGAGCCCGGACCGACGGATCGCGAGCGCATGGCGAGTCGCGTGAGGGACGCCCTTGGCCACAAGCGCTTCATGCTCTACTACCAGCCAGTCATCCGTCTTGCGGACGGCCGTGTCGCATACTTCGAGTCGCTGGCGAGGATGATCGACGCGGACGGCTCGCTCTTGATGCCAGGGGAGTTCCTCACGACGATCGAGCGCCTGGGACTGATGCCGCGACTGACGAGAATCGTCGTGGCGATGTTGCTCCAAGCCCTCGTCGATCACCCTTCGGCGGTCGTGTCGATGAACATCGCCGGCGGCGATCTCGACGACGAGTCCTTGCCGCGTTTCGTCGAGCAGGAACTGCGACGTCGCAACATCGACCCTGGTCGGATCGCGTTTGAGATGTCGGAGTCGTGTGTCGTGGCGAATCTCGCCTCGGCCAGGTACTGGATCAAGCGGCTGCACCCGCTCGGGTGCCGGTTCGTGCTCGATGACTTTGGCGCCGGACTGGGTCTCTTTGGGCTGCTGCGCGAGCTCGACTTCGACCAGGTCAAGCTGGACGGTTCGATCGTGCGGGAGCTGTCGGCGAACGGCGAGAGCCGCCAGTTCGTGACTGCGGTACGCTCGCTGGTCGAGTCGCAGGGACGCACTGCGGTCGCATCGTGGGTCGAGACAGAGGGTCTCCTGCAGGGAGTGAGGGACGCGGGATTCACGCTCGGCCAGGGCTATCACCTGGAGATGCCCGGTCCCGACCTCGGCGAACTGATCCGGGTCTACGGCACATGCGCGCGTGTCTGA